The Gemmatimonadota bacterium DH-78 region GATGCGCCTCCTTCTCGACACGCACGCGCTGATCTGGTGGGATCGGGGTGAGGGTCTGTCCAGTGCAGCCGAGAGCGCGATCCGCGTCGCGGATCAGGTCTACGTGAGTGCGGTCAGCGGGTGGGAGATCGCGATCAAGGCGTCACTGGGCCGACTCCGAGCCAGTCGCCGGGTCGAGGACGCCGTCTCCGATTCGGGCTTCGAGGAGCTTCCCATCCGACTCCGTCACGCACGACGCTCGATGGACCTCCCCTGGCATCATCGCGACCCGTTCGATCGCATGCTCGTTGCTCAGGCCCAGGAAGAAGGCTTGACGTTGGTCACACGGGACCAGGCGGTAGCCCAGTACGATGTGAAGGTGCTCGACTGCTGAGCTGTTCGTGGCGCAACGAGTAGATGGCGATTCATGCCCCTGGGTCGCTTTCCGCGCCGAACGAGCACGACCCCGCAGAGATATGAATCCCTGCGGGGCCGTCGGTCCCGGAAGTGTCCCCGGCGCGACTCGAACGCGCGACCTACTGCTTAGGAGGCAGTCGCTCTATCCACCTGAGCTACGGGGACGAAGTGCTCCGCTGCCGACCCTTCCGGCGGCGACACCCAAGGTAGCCCCGAATCTACGATCTCTCCATGGCGTCGGCCGGCGGGATCGCCCACTCCACCCGAGGTCCACCGAATGCTGTTCCAACGCATGGAACTCCAAAACCCGGAGACACTCGATCGGCTCTTCCCGCCCGATCAGAGCGACGAGGAGTGGCGGGCACGGCTCGCCGCGATTCGGGGGCGCTACCTTCGGGGCCGCGCCGGGCAGGCCGTGTTCGCGCTCGTGGCGGCCGTCCTGATCGCCATCACCTTCCCGCCGTTCTCGACTCTCCAGGTACTGGGGATCATCGCCGTAGGGGTCGTGTTTCTCGTCACTCGGTCCACGGGTGACGCCAGGCTCGCCAACCTCGAACGGCGCGTCGAGTACATGATCGAGCAGCGGAGAGACCCCCGTCGGCGCGACGATCAGCCCTCGTCCTGAAACGCGAAGCGCCCCAGCAGCGGCACGAAGCGCACCTCGCCCTCCAGCTCCTCCTGCGAGACGATGAATCCGTCCTTGCGCACGAGCACGAGTTTCTGCGACTCGCGGTCGCCGACGGGGATCAGCATGCGACCGCCCTCGGCGAGCTGATCGATCAGTGCGGGCGGTACCGACGGCGAGGCAGCCGACACGACGATCACGTCGAAGGGAGCGTACTTCCGCCAGCCGATGGTGCCGTCACCCACCATGAGAGCCACGTTCCGTATACTCAAGTCGTCGAGCACCTTGCGGGCCCGGCTCGAGAGCTCCCTCACCCGGTCGATCGAGTACACTCGATCGCTCATCGAGGCGAGGAGCGCCGTCAGAAATCCGCTGCCGGTGCCCAGCTCCAGCACCTTCTCGTCCGGCTTGGGCGAGAGAATACGCAGGTAGTGCGCCTGCAGACTGGGCTGCGACGCGGTCTGGGCGAAGCCGATCGACAGCGGGGTGTCGTCGTAGGCGCGCGGCCACACCCCCTGCGGCACGAAGAGGTGCCGGGGGATCTCGTCGAACCGGCGAAGCAGATCGAGGTCGTCGATCCCGCGTTCGCGGATCTTCTCGATCAGGGCGCGGCGCTGCCCGACGAAGCGATTCGTTCCGGGTAGGTCGCGCCCCGTGGTCACTGGCCCAGCTCCCAGCCCCGGATCTGGTCGAGGAGGCGAAAGTTGGTGAGGTCGAGGTGCAGCGGGGTGATGCTGATGTATCCGCTCTCGATCGCGCGGAAGTCCGAGTCCTCCGGCCCGCGCCAGTTCGTCGAGCCGCCGCCGATCCAGAAGTACTCGCGGCCCGACGGGTCGAGCGCGCGCGTGAGCGAGTCCTTGTAGCGTCGCTGGCCCAGCTTGGTGACCCGAACCCCCTTCACCTCACCCGGGGGGACCGCCGGCAGATTCACGCTCAGCAGCGTGTGCTCCGGAAAGTCGTCCCGCTGCAGGATCCCCTTCAACAGGTTGGCGATCACCGGCTGCCAGCCCTCGAGCTCCTCGTGCTTCTCACCGGTGTAGCTGAAGGCCACGGCCGGCACGCCGAGCACGGTGGCCTCCATGGCGGCCGCCACGGTGCCCGAATAGAGCACGTCCTCGCCCATGTTCGGGCCGTGATTGATGCCGCTCAGCACGATGTCGGGGCGGTCTTCCAGCAGCTCGCCCACGGCCAGGATCACGCAGTCGGTGGGCGTGCCGTCGACGACCCGGGCCCCGTCCGGAGCCCGTCGCGCGCGGAGCGGGTGATGCAGCGTCAGGGCGTGGCTCGTGGCCGACTGCTCGCGGTCGGGGGCGACCACCGTGACCTCGCCGAACTCGGCGGCCGCGGTGGCCAGCACGTTCAGCCCGAGGGCGAGGTATCCGTCGTCGTTCGTGCAGAGTATGCGCATATCGTCGGAAGCGGGGACTCCGGAGTCCCACTGTGTTCACGGATTTGGAGTTGCCGCACGCACCTCGTGTGATACGTCAGGTGGCGTCCGGGCGTGTGAGAAGCTCCTTCAGCCCCTGGAGCTCCTCCTTCATGATCGAGAGAAACTCGGGGTCGAGCACCACCTGGCGCTCCTCCGCGAGCTCGCCCGCCTGCCGCATTTCGATCAGCCGCTGACGGGCGCCCTCGATGGTGTACTTCTCCTCGTACAACAGGTTCTTCACGAGGAGCACCACCTCGATGTCTTTCGGCCGGTAGACCCGGTTGCCCGCCCGGTTCTTGTTGGGGCTGAGCACCTCGAACTGCGACTCCCAGTAGCGGAGCACGTGGGGCTTGAGCCCCGTGATGTCGCACACCTCACCGATGGAGTAGTAGGCCTTCTTCGCGATGATCGGATCACTCATGACCACTGCTCCGGTTTGGGGTCTCGCGACATCAGGTTGTCGAGCGCTTCGCGCGGGCTCCGGCCCTGCACCAGAATGGCGTGCACCTCCGAGGCGATCGGCATCTCCACCTCGTGGCGGCGGGCGAGCTCGACCACCGCCTCGGCGGTCTTCACCCCTTCGGCCACCGCTCGCATCTCACCCAGAATCGACTCCAGCGACTCGCCCTGGCCCAGCCGAAAGCCGACGGTGCGGTTTCGACTGAGATCGCCGGTGCAGGTGAGCACCAGGTCGCCCATGCCGGCAAGGCCGGAGAAGGTGTCGCGGCGCGCACCCATCGCGACCCCGAGTCGCGTCATCTCGGCCAGGCCGCGCGTGATGAGCGCCGCCCGCGTATTGTGCCCGAAGCCGAGTCCCGCGGCCACCCCGGCCCCGAGGGCGACCACGTTCTTGAGCGCTCCCCCGAGCTCCACCCCGACCACGTCGGGGTTCGTGTAGACGCGGAAGGAGCGGTTCTGGAAGAGGTGCTGCACCGAGCGCGCGGACTCCGGATCGCGGCTCGCGACCACGACCGCCGTGGGCGCTTCCCGCGCCACCTCGGCGGCGAAGCTCGGGCCCGAGAGCACGCTGAACCGAGCCATCTGATCGGCGGACAGCACTTCGTCCATCACCTGATCCATACGGCGCAAACTGTTGATTTCGATCCCCTTGGAAGCACTGACCACGAGTGCCTCCGGCGCCAGGTGAGGGACCGCCTCCGCCATCACTGCACCCACGAACTGCGAGGGCACCACCGACACCACCACCTCGGCGGAACGCACCACGCGAGCGAGGTCGGAGGATGCGCGCAGGGCGGCGGGGAGCTCCACCTCGGGAAGGTAGACCGGGTTGCGGTGTGCCTCCGTGATCGAGCGCGCCACCTCCTCCTCCCGGGCCCACAGGGTGGTCGCATGGCCGTTGCGGGCCAACACCGAAGCCAGGGCCGTACCCCAGCTCCCCGCACCGATCACGGCCACCTCGCGGCTCACGACGCCCCCTCCCCGCCCTGCCCGGCCCCGCGGGATCGCCCGAAGCGGTTCTCCTCGCCTCGGAGCAGCCGACCGACGTTGGCCCGGTGGGCGAACACCACGAAGGCTGCGAGCGCCACGGTGAAGCCGAGCAGCGCCTCGCCCCCCTGGTGCGGGGTTAAGGCCACGAGGATGGGCAGCGCGACCGCGGCCGCGAGCGAGCCCACCGAGACGATGCGGGTCACCCCGACGAGCACCGCGAATAGTGCGATGCACAGCCCCACCGCGAGGGGGGCCAGCGCGAGAAAGACCCCCGCGCTCGTGGCCACGCCCTTGCCGCCGCGGAAGCCGACGAAAACCGAGAAAACATGCCCCGCGATCGCGGCGGCTCCGAAGGCCAGGGTCCAGCTGAACTCGAGCCCGCCACCCCATCCGGCGAAGGTGGCGGCAGGGAGCCATCCCTTGAACATGTCGAACAGCGCAACCGGGAGAGCAGACCTCCACCCGAGTACCCGAAAGGCGTTGGTAGCTCCCAGGTTACCACTTCCCTTCTCACGTAGATCCACACCGTGAACGGCCTTCCCGACCCACAGACTCGTGGGGACCGCCCCGAGCAGATAGGCGAGTACGAGAAGGATCCAGGGAGTCACGAGGTGTTGGACTCACGGAAGAAGATGCGAATCGGCGTTCCAGTAAATTCCCACGCGTCCCGGAAGCCGTTGTGAATGTACCGAAGGTAGTGAGCCGGCACCTCTCGGGGGAGGTTGCTGAACAACACGAAGGTCGGCGGCGCCACCCGCACCTGGGTGCCGTAGCGAATCTTCACCGGCCGCCCACGGGAGTGCGGAGGCGGCTGGCGCCCCACGAGCCGCTGGAGCACGTCGTTCACATCGGAGGTGTCGATCCGCCGCTGACGCTGCGCCTCGGCCTCGAGCACCATGTCGAGCGCCTTCCGCACCCGCTGCCCGGTGAGCGCCGAAGCGAACAGCACCGGCACCCACTGCAGGAAGGGGGTGCGCTCGCGCATGGCCTTCACCATGAGGTCGGCGGTGAAGCCGTCCTTCTCCACGAGGTCCCACTTGTTGACCACCAGCACCACCCCGGCACCCGCCTCCCAAGCCTGCTCCATGATGCGCAGATCCTGGTGGCTGATGCCCTGCGTGCCGTCGATCAGCATGAGGCAGACGTCGGCGTCGCGCACCACGCGCTCGGTGCGCACGTACGAGTAGTACTCGAGGTCTTCCTTCACCTTCGACTGCCGGCGCAGACCCGCCGTGTCGACGAACACCAGATTGCGCCCGTGGTAGGCCATCGTGGAGTCGACCGGATCGCGGGTGGTGCCCGCTTCGTCGCTCACCACCACGCGCTCCTCGCCGAAGAGCCGATTCACGAGCGACGACTTGCCCACATTCGGCTTGCCGACCACCGCCACGCGGATCTGCGTGGGGTCGTCGGGAAGCGCATCGGCGGCAGGCAGCAACTCGACGATGCGATCGAGCAGGTCGCCCGACCCCTTCCCCGAGCCCGCGCTCACGGCGTGCGGCTCTCCGAGCCCGAGCTCCCAGAACTCGTGGTGGGCCGGATCGCGCGGCAGGTTGTCCATCTTGTTCACCGCGAGCACCACCGGCTTGCCGGAGGAGCGCAGCATCTCGGCCACCTTCTGGTCGAGCGGGTGCAGCCCCTCCTTGCCGTCGGTCACGAGCACGAGCACGTCGGCCTCGCGGATCGCCACCTCGGCCTGCTCGCGCACGAGCCGGTCCATGGGGCGGTCGGAGTCTTCGATCACCCCGCCCGTGTCGACGATGTAGAAGTGGCGCCCCGCCCAGTCGGCCGGCGAGAAATTGCGGTCGCGGGTGACTCCGGGCTGGTCGTCCACGATCGCGAGTCGGCGGCCGATCACGCGATTGAAGAGGGTCGACTTGCCCACGTTCGGCCGTCCGACGACGGCCACGACGGGAAGCGTCATGCGTCGGCCACCGTCCACAGCCCACCCGACCGACCCTCGGGACGCCGGTGGTGCCCCCCGGCGGCCTCGCCCTCCTGCCCGCCCCGCAGCACCTCCGCGGACCGATGGAGGGTGTCGATCAGGTGGTGTCCCGGCACCACCACGGCGGGATCGAGCGCGGCCCGCATCTGGTCGAGCGGAAGGGAGTCGATGAAGCAGTCGTCCGCGTTCAACGCCTCGGCGGGGATCAGGCAGAGGTCGCCCGCCTGGAGTCCCCGGGAAAGCGCGTCGCGGATGTCCGCACCGGCCAGCAGTCCTGCAGTGGTCACCATGGCTCCGTAGAAATCGTTCACGACGTGGATCACCTCCACCTCGGCGCCGGTCGCGCGCTGGAGCGCCTCGACCCGGGCCGCGAAGAGCGGCGCCATCGAGGCGCCGGTGGCGATCCGGATCCGGCGCCCGTCGAAGCGCGGCAGGCCGGGAATGCCCTCGTCGAGCTCGGTGAGCATGCTGCGCACCGAACCCACCCCGTTCTCCTCGAGCGCGCCCTCGTCGTACCAGGCCTGCGAGGGCAGGTCGAGCCCGGCGATGAAGTACATCTCGTCGCCGGCGTAGGCCCACGCTTCGCCCCGCTCGGCCAGGGCGCGCTCCCGCGCCGCGGAGACCGTCTCGATCGCCTGCTTCGCCTCGTCGGCGGTGAGCGGGCGCACGGGGCGGTTCACGTTGTACTTCGTGAGCCCCACGGGCACCACCGACAGGCTCCGCACCGCGGGGCCGATCGCCCAGAGATCGTCGATCGTGCGGTCGAGATGCGCACCGTCGTTCCACTCCGGGCACAGCACCACCTGGGTGTGCACTTCGAGCCCCGCTTCGGCGAAGCGTCGCAGATGCTCGAGAATGAGCCCGGCGCGATCGTTCTTCAGAAGCCGTTGTCTGACTTCGGGTTCGGTGGCGTGTACACTCACGTACAGGGGAGAGAGCCGCTGGTCGATCAGCCGCTGGATCCCCTTGGGGCCCAGGTTCGTGAGCGTGACGTAGCTGCCGTAGGTGAACGAGAGGCGGAAGTCGTCGTCGCGCAGCCACAGCGACGGGCGCACGTCTTTCGGGTTGCCGTCGATGAAGCAGAAGACGCACTCGTTGGCGCACTCTCGGATCGTGTCGGGGGCCGGCACGATGCCCATCGGATCCCCCGGATCCCGGGCGATGTCGTACACGATCGTCTCCCCGGCGGGCGACACCGTCTCCAACTCCAGCTCCGTATCGGAGAGCAGGAAGGTGAGATCGATGTTGTCGCGCACCCGCTCGCCGTTGATGCGCACGATGCGCGTGCCGATCTCGAGCTGGAGCTCGTCGGCGATGGTGCCCTCTTCGATCTCGGCGATGCGGACCATGGAAAACCCTCCTGAAGCCGCGCGATTCGGCGCCTTCGGACCTGCGTGGAATAGCCGATAAAGATAACCGGGCGACCGGATGGACCCAAGAAGAGCCATCGCGGCCGGAACCCACCCGCCGGCCGCCGCGTAGATTCGCCAGAGTCGCCGCGATCGAGCGGCGTCCGCGCGCCTTCAGCCCGACGACGATTGGACGCCGACGAATCCCCCTTCCATCCGGCCCCCACCCCGCCGCGCCGCGGCCTGTGGGTGCTCGTGGGCCTCGCCCTCGCGATCGCGGCAGCCGTCTGGCTCTTCGGGCGTGAAGAGATCGAACAGATCCGCGACTCCTGGCGCGCCGAGACGCCGCACGAAGAGTACCTCAAGGCGCTTCACGATGCGGGTCTCGCCGGCACGGCGCTGACCCAGGCATGGATCCGGGAGGCGGCCGCGGCCGTCGAGAACCCGCGCACGGTCGAACTGCCCTTTCAGGAGGAGACCTTCATCGCCGCCGACGCGCCCGAAGCCGTGGGCTACCGGTTCGCGGTCACCCGGGGTCAGCGGATCCACCTCGCCCTCTCCATCGACGCGGACGAGGCGCCGCGGGTGTTCCTCGATCTCTTCCGAGTGCCCGAAGACCCCGCCGACCCCCTCCGGCCGGTCACCGAGTTCGAGCGCGGCACCGAGGGCGTGCTCAGCTACGAGCCCACCCGCAGCGGCGAATACGTGGTGCGACTGCAGCCCGAACTCCTGCGCGAGGGACGCTTCAGACTGACGCTCGAGGCCACACCCGCGCTGGCTTTCCCGGTGGAGGGGCGCGACAGCCGCGCGATCCTGAGCTTCTTCGGCGCCGATCGCGACGCGGGGCGCCGCGTGCACCACGGGGTCGACGTCTTCGCTCCACGCGGCACCCCCGTACTCGCCTCCGCCGCTGGACGGGTGGGGCGTGTGGAGGTGACCAACCTGGGGGGCAAGGTGGTGTGGCTGCGCGACCACCGCGGCCGCAACCTCTACTACGCCCATCTCGACTCGCAGTACGTGCGGTCGGGGGCGGAGGTGGAGGAGGGCGATACCCTCGGCTTCGTCGGAAACAGCGGAAACGCCCGCACCACTCCGCCGCACCTTCACTACGGCATCTACATTCGCGGCGAGGGCCCGGTCGACCCCTACCCCTTTCTGGTCGAACCCCGGGGGCGGCTGGTCGCCCTGGACGCCGATCTCGAGCGGCTCGGCACGTGGGGCCGCGCCATGAACGAGGGCATGCGACTCCGCGCGACGCCGGGCGTGAGCGGCGCGGTGCTCCAGGAGCTCGACCGCCACACCGCCGTGCGCATCGTGGGCGCCGCGGGGTCGTGGTACCGGGTGCGTCTTCCCGACGGCGCGAGCGGGTATCTCTCGGCTCGGCTCGTCGACGATCTGTCGGCGCCGGTGTCCGAGACGGTGCCCGCGACCGCACTCGAGGCCCTCAGTCGACCCGAGGCCTCGGCACCGGTGGTGCAGAGGGTGGCCGCTGGAGCGGCGCTGCCGGTGCTCGGCCGCTTCGAAGACTATCTCTTCGTGCGGGAGCCGGCGGGTCGCACGGCCTGGATCCGGGCCGACGACCTGGGGTGATCCGACCCGTCAGTTGAACTCGACGGGCGGGAACTCGGTGGCCTGCCAGTCGCCGCCGTTGATGATGCCGTCGCCGAACCCGTTGCCCGCCACGGGCGAGACCTTTTCGCCGAGCGACACCGCGACCACGAACGTGATGCCCATCACGATGAAGATCGAGGCGAAGACGGCACCGGGCTCCTTGCGGAGGAAGCTCATCGTACGGGACTCCTGAAAGGCGGTGTTGCACGGGTTCGAGACCGTCGAAACCGGGTGTCGCGTGCAATATGGCCGCATGGGCCCCAGGGCGGAAGTGCGGCGCTCTCGTTCGCACTAAAGCCGCACCGCGAACGGGTCGAAACTCCGGCAGTCGCCGTGTTCCTTCTCGGTCCGCCCCGCTCCATGACGCTCCGCGAGATCGGCTCCCGCCTTCCCTTCCTGCGCTCGGGGCAGACCACCTTCGCCGTGGTCTGTGCCGTGCTCGGCGCGGCCGTGGCCTGCTCGGTCATGCTCGGCTGGGCCGTGGGCGACCGCATGCTCGTGCAGGTGGGCCCGACCTTCGCGCCGATGCAGATGAACACGGCGCTCTGCTTCCTCGGCGGATCGATCGCCCTGGTGGTCGTGGCGAGCGGGCTCCCGGTGATCCGCAGCCCGGGCGGGCGGATGATTCTTCTGGTCACGGGCGCCCTGCTCGTGGGTACGGCGGGCCTCACCCTCGTGCAATACGCCACGGGACTCGACTTCGGTATCGACGAGCTCCTCGTCGACGCCTACATCCTCACCCGCACGTCGCACCCCGGTCGCATGAGCCCGTGGACGGCCATCGGATTCGTCGCGATGGGGTCGGTGATCCTGATCGGGCGCGCGACGCCCCGGCCGGGGTCGTTCGCGGCGGTGGCGATGGCGCTGCTCACCTCGTTCGTGGGGCTGCTCGCCACCACCGTACTGGTGCTCTACGTGCTGGAGTTCGACCCGGCCCTCGGGGCGGTGAGTTCCACGCGCATGGCCGTCCACACGGCCACCCTCTTCTGGATTCTCGCGGCCGGGGCGGGCGCCGTGCTCAGTCTGGGCAGCGCGCGATCGCGGCGCGCCTTCCAGTGGGTGCCGGTGCTCGTGGGGCTGGTGATCTCGCTCACGGTGAGGCAGGGCCTGGTGGACCGCGAGAACGCGGTCATGCGCGACGTGATGGGCGAGTGGCTGCACGAGATCGCGGTTCAGTCCGAGGCGCTGCTCGAACAGCGCTTCGAGGCCCTCGATCGTATGGCGTTCCGTGTGGCGGCCGGGGCCTACTCGAGCGACGACGTCTGGCAGTCGGACGGCCGCTTCTACGCCGGGCAGGTGCTCGAAAACAACCCGATCGGCCTCGTGGACGCCGAACTCCGGGTCATCTGGGCCACCCCCGATCCGATCGGCGCCCTCGACCGCTATCTCGGCACCGAGGAGGCGCGACTGTTGCGCGAGTCCGCGCGGGCGGCGGGTGCGACCCGCATGTCGCCGCCGCTGGTGGACGAGGCCGCGCCGCTGCGGAGCCTGGTGCTCACGCCGATCCCTGGCGAGGGCGAGTTCCGATTCGTGGCCTCGCTCCTCGAGCCGATCGTGGCCATGAGCCAGGGCCCCGTCGACGAGGGGTACGCCCTCGAGGTGCGACTCGCGGATCACCCGATCCTGGTGTACGACGCGCCCACGGTGGGCGCCTCCATCCACGATCGCTTCGAGATCGGGGGCCAGCCGGTCGTGCTCAGCGCGGCCCTCACCGAGGGGCGCATCGCGTCGTCGTCCTCGCGGCTTCCGGGCATCATCCTCGTGGCGGGTCTGCTCTTCACCGCCATGCTGGGCTCGGTGCAGTACTCCGCCAACGGGCGTGCCCGGAGCGAAGCCCGGTTCCGAGCGCTGCTCGAATCCGCGCCCGATGCCGGCCTGATCGTCGATGAGGAGGGCCGGATCCTTCAGGTCAACTCCAGGGCCGAGACCCTGCTCGACCGCACCGCCGAGGATCTCGCGGGTCAGCGGGTCGGCACCCTCGGTGGCGAGGGGTCGACCCTCTGGCTGCCGCCTCCGAACTGGGATTGGAACGAAGCGTTCGAGGTGGAGGTGATCGCCGCGGGCGGTCGCTCGATTCCCGTGGAGATCAACGCCAGCCCGATCCAGACCGACGACGGCCTTCTGGTGTCGCTGGCCA contains the following coding sequences:
- the der gene encoding ribosome biogenesis GTPase Der, with protein sequence MTLPVVAVVGRPNVGKSTLFNRVIGRRLAIVDDQPGVTRDRNFSPADWAGRHFYIVDTGGVIEDSDRPMDRLVREQAEVAIREADVLVLVTDGKEGLHPLDQKVAEMLRSSGKPVVLAVNKMDNLPRDPAHHEFWELGLGEPHAVSAGSGKGSGDLLDRIVELLPAADALPDDPTQIRVAVVGKPNVGKSSLVNRLFGEERVVVSDEAGTTRDPVDSTMAYHGRNLVFVDTAGLRRQSKVKEDLEYYSYVRTERVVRDADVCLMLIDGTQGISHQDLRIMEQAWEAGAGVVLVVNKWDLVEKDGFTADLMVKAMRERTPFLQWVPVLFASALTGQRVRKALDMVLEAEAQRQRRIDTSDVNDVLQRLVGRQPPPHSRGRPVKIRYGTQVRVAPPTFVLFSNLPREVPAHYLRYIHNGFRDAWEFTGTPIRIFFRESNTS
- the plsY gene encoding glycerol-3-phosphate 1-O-acyltransferase PlsY, which translates into the protein MTPWILLVLAYLLGAVPTSLWVGKAVHGVDLREKGSGNLGATNAFRVLGWRSALPVALFDMFKGWLPAATFAGWGGGLEFSWTLAFGAAAIAGHVFSVFVGFRGGKGVATSAGVFLALAPLAVGLCIALFAVLVGVTRIVSVGSLAAAVALPILVALTPHQGGEALLGFTVALAAFVVFAHRANVGRLLRGEENRFGRSRGAGQGGEGAS
- a CDS encoding DUF512 domain-containing protein → MVRIAEIEEGTIADELQLEIGTRIVRINGERVRDNIDLTFLLSDTELELETVSPAGETIVYDIARDPGDPMGIVPAPDTIRECANECVFCFIDGNPKDVRPSLWLRDDDFRLSFTYGSYVTLTNLGPKGIQRLIDQRLSPLYVSVHATEPEVRQRLLKNDRAGLILEHLRRFAEAGLEVHTQVVLCPEWNDGAHLDRTIDDLWAIGPAVRSLSVVPVGLTKYNVNRPVRPLTADEAKQAIETVSAARERALAERGEAWAYAGDEMYFIAGLDLPSQAWYDEGALEENGVGSVRSMLTELDEGIPGLPRFDGRRIRIATGASMAPLFAARVEALQRATGAEVEVIHVVNDFYGAMVTTAGLLAGADIRDALSRGLQAGDLCLIPAEALNADDCFIDSLPLDQMRAALDPAVVVPGHHLIDTLHRSAEVLRGGQEGEAAGGHHRRPEGRSGGLWTVADA
- the surE gene encoding 5'/3'-nucleotidase SurE gives rise to the protein MRILCTNDDGYLALGLNVLATAAAEFGEVTVVAPDREQSATSHALTLHHPLRARRAPDGARVVDGTPTDCVILAVGELLEDRPDIVLSGINHGPNMGEDVLYSGTVAAAMEATVLGVPAVAFSYTGEKHEELEGWQPVIANLLKGILQRDDFPEHTLLSVNLPAVPPGEVKGVRVTKLGQRRYKDSLTRALDPSGREYFWIGGGSTNWRGPEDSDFRAIESGYISITPLHLDLTNFRLLDQIRGWELGQ
- a CDS encoding protein-L-isoaspartate(D-aspartate) O-methyltransferase encodes the protein MTTGRDLPGTNRFVGQRRALIEKIRERGIDDLDLLRRFDEIPRHLFVPQGVWPRAYDDTPLSIGFAQTASQPSLQAHYLRILSPKPDEKVLELGTGSGFLTALLASMSDRVYSIDRVRELSSRARKVLDDLSIRNVALMVGDGTIGWRKYAPFDVIVVSAASPSVPPALIDQLAEGGRMLIPVGDRESQKLVLVRKDGFIVSQEELEGEVRFVPLLGRFAFQDEG
- a CDS encoding MerR family transcriptional regulator, whose product is MSDPIIAKKAYYSIGEVCDITGLKPHVLRYWESQFEVLSPNKNRAGNRVYRPKDIEVVLLVKNLLYEEKYTIEGARQRLIEMRQAGELAEERQVVLDPEFLSIMKEELQGLKELLTRPDAT
- a CDS encoding M23 family metallopeptidase, which codes for MDADESPFHPAPTPPRRGLWVLVGLALAIAAAVWLFGREEIEQIRDSWRAETPHEEYLKALHDAGLAGTALTQAWIREAAAAVENPRTVELPFQEETFIAADAPEAVGYRFAVTRGQRIHLALSIDADEAPRVFLDLFRVPEDPADPLRPVTEFERGTEGVLSYEPTRSGEYVVRLQPELLREGRFRLTLEATPALAFPVEGRDSRAILSFFGADRDAGRRVHHGVDVFAPRGTPVLASAAGRVGRVEVTNLGGKVVWLRDHRGRNLYYAHLDSQYVRSGAEVEEGDTLGFVGNSGNARTTPPHLHYGIYIRGEGPVDPYPFLVEPRGRLVALDADLERLGTWGRAMNEGMRLRATPGVSGAVLQELDRHTAVRIVGAAGSWYRVRLPDGASGYLSARLVDDLSAPVSETVPATALEALSRPEASAPVVQRVAAGAALPVLGRFEDYLFVREPAGRTAWIRADDLG
- a CDS encoding type II toxin-antitoxin system VapC family toxin; amino-acid sequence: MRLLLDTHALIWWDRGEGLSSAAESAIRVADQVYVSAVSGWEIAIKASLGRLRASRRVEDAVSDSGFEELPIRLRHARRSMDLPWHHRDPFDRMLVAQAQEEGLTLVTRDQAVAQYDVKVLDC
- a CDS encoding ATP-binding protein, which produces MTLREIGSRLPFLRSGQTTFAVVCAVLGAAVACSVMLGWAVGDRMLVQVGPTFAPMQMNTALCFLGGSIALVVVASGLPVIRSPGGRMILLVTGALLVGTAGLTLVQYATGLDFGIDELLVDAYILTRTSHPGRMSPWTAIGFVAMGSVILIGRATPRPGSFAAVAMALLTSFVGLLATTVLVLYVLEFDPALGAVSSTRMAVHTATLFWILAAGAGAVLSLGSARSRRAFQWVPVLVGLVISLTVRQGLVDRENAVMRDVMGEWLHEIAVQSEALLEQRFEALDRMAFRVAAGAYSSDDVWQSDGRFYAGQVLENNPIGLVDAELRVIWATPDPIGALDRYLGTEEARLLRESARAAGATRMSPPLVDEAAPLRSLVLTPIPGEGEFRFVASLLEPIVAMSQGPVDEGYALEVRLADHPILVYDAPTVGASIHDRFEIGGQPVVLSAALTEGRIASSSSRLPGIILVAGLLFTAMLGSVQYSANGRARSEARFRALLESAPDAGLIVDEEGRILQVNSRAETLLDRTAEDLAGQRVGTLGGEGSTLWLPPPNWDWNEAFEVEVIAAGGRSIPVEINASPIQTDDGLLVSLAMRDVSEWHAMVGRLRESDRLKSDFVSTVSHEMRTPLTIIREFTSLVHDGSAGEINDEQHDFLDTVIRNCDRLTGLVGDLLELARLESGKYRMERQQTDLRALLERCVADFEPVAAAEGIFLMLDVQSDLPDVLGDGDRITQVLVNLMGNAVKFTPSGGAITVTASVRGSEVEVAVEDTGIGIAEEHQAMIFGAFVQVDRADGPGQRGTGLGLNVARQIVELHGGRLDLTSRLGEGSRFYFTLPALEGDILSGFLAPHLRRRQVAPAPLTLLLLRTGGEGCSDRMEDLSEAALAIQRVGRDETLLVRPDDVLAVALEADRAGAVAFLGRLQAGLPRSEHPVEYFLIQASTTGSMDLPRLSDVAGADTWRTLS
- a CDS encoding NAD(P)H-dependent glycerol-3-phosphate dehydrogenase — encoded protein: MSREVAVIGAGSWGTALASVLARNGHATTLWAREEEVARSITEAHRNPVYLPEVELPAALRASSDLARVVRSAEVVVSVVPSQFVGAVMAEAVPHLAPEALVVSASKGIEINSLRRMDQVMDEVLSADQMARFSVLSGPSFAAEVAREAPTAVVVASRDPESARSVQHLFQNRSFRVYTNPDVVGVELGGALKNVVALGAGVAAGLGFGHNTRAALITRGLAEMTRLGVAMGARRDTFSGLAGMGDLVLTCTGDLSRNRTVGFRLGQGESLESILGEMRAVAEGVKTAEAVVELARRHEVEMPIASEVHAILVQGRSPREALDNLMSRDPKPEQWS